Proteins encoded together in one Quercus lobata isolate SW786 chromosome 3, ValleyOak3.0 Primary Assembly, whole genome shotgun sequence window:
- the LOC115981604 gene encoding protein EIN4-like: MLRALALGLFISYMIFSVAADDNCNCDEEGLWSIQSILECQRVSDFLIAVAYFSIPIELLYFISCSNFPFKWVLLQFIAFIVLCGLTHLLNGWTYYGQQPFQLMLSLTIAKFLTALVSCATAITLLTLIPLLLKVKVRELFLRQNVIELDQEVGMMKKQKEASLHVRMLTREIRKSLDKHNILYTTLVELSKTLDLQNCAVWMPNENRTEMNLTHELKTSSSRNYCSSIPINDLDVLEIRGSKGVRILRPESALGAASSGGSCESGAVAAIRMPMLRVSNFKGGTPELVETSYAVLVLVLPAANNRVWSYHEMEIVDVVADQVAVALSHAAVLEESQVMREQLGEKNRALQQAKKNALMASQARNSFQKVMSHGMRRPMHTVLGLLSMFQEDNMSFEQRIMVDTMVKTSNVLSTLINDVMEISANDNGRFPLEMRPFGLHSMIKEASCLAKCLCVYKGLGFEINVQSSLPNQVIGDERRAFQVILHMVGYLLNVYDGQGTVIFRVFRDIDIEDKDDKMLGMWRPTMPGEHIYIKFEIEISEKGSQSDGSISALNYAGRRHNSNEVKEGLSFSMCKKLVQMMQGNIWISTNLLGFAQSMTLVLRFQTRPSFGRAIFAHGSSSEPNSNSQFKGLKVILADDDDLNRTVTKKLLEKLGCHVTAVSSGFECLSALSAAENSFQIVLLDLHMPEMDGFEVALRIRKLRSQNWPLIIALTASAEEHVLERCLQIGISGVIRKPVLLQGMADELRRVL, translated from the exons ATGTTAAGAGCATTAGCTCTTGGATTGTTCATTTCTTATATGATTTTCTCCGTTGCTGCTGATGATAATTGTAACTGTGACGAAGAGGGCTTGTGGAGCATACAAAGCATTTTAGAGTGCCAAAGAGTGAGTGATTTCTTGATTGCAGTGGCATATTTCTCAATCCCAATTGAGCTTCTTTACTTTATTAGCTGCTCAAACTTTCCATTTAAATGGGTACTCCTACAGTTTATAGCATTTATAGTCCTCTGTGGATTGACCCATTTGCTCAATGGATGGACTTATTATGGCCAACAACCATTCCAGTTGATGCTTTCCCTTACCATTGCCAAATTTCTCACTGCCTTGGTTTCATGTGCAACTGCAATTACTCTTTTGACTCTGATTCCTCTTCTTCTTAAAGTAAAAGTAAGGGAGCTTTTTTTGAGGCAAAATGTGATAGAATTAGATCAAGAGGTTGGAATGATGAAGAAACAGAAGGAAGCGAGTTTGCACGTACGAATGCTAACCAGAGAAATCAGAAAGTCACTTGATAAGCATAATATACTTTACACAACACTGGTTGAACTTTCCAAGACTTTGGATTTGCAAAATTGTGCAGTTTGGATGCCAAATGAGAATAGAACAGAGATGAATCTGACCCATGAGTTGAAGACAAGTTCTTCACGGAATTACTGCAGTTCTATCCCAATCAATGACCTGGATGTGTTAGAGATAAGAGGGAGCAAGGGAGTGAGGATTCTAAGGCCTGAGTCAGCACTAGGTGCTGCAAGCAGTGGTGGTTCTTGTGAGTCAGGGGCCGTGGCAGCAATTCGGATGCCGATGCTTcgagtttcaaatttcaaagggGGGACACCAGAATTGGTGGAAACCAGTTATGCAGTACTGGTGTTGGTTCTTCCAGCAGCAAACAATAGAGTTTGGAGTTACCATGAAATGGAGATAGTGGATGTGGTTGCTGATCAGGTGGCTGTGGCTCTCTCTCATGCCGCAGTTCTTGAAGAATCTCAGGTAATGAGAGAGCAACTGGGTGAAAAAAACCGTGCATTGCAACAAGCTAAGAAGAATGCATTGATGGCAAGCCAGGCAAGAAACTCCTTTCAAAAGGTGATGAGTCATGGAATGAGGAGGCCAATGCATACAGTCCTGGGCCTACTCTCAATGTTTCAAGAGGATAACATGAGCTTCGAACAGAGGATTATGGTTGATACAATGGTGAAAACCAGCAATGTTCTCTCAACTTTGATAAATGATGTGATGGAAATTTCAGCAAATGATAATGGAAGGTTCCCTTTAGAGATGAGGCCTTTTGGGCTACATTCCATGATCAAGGAAGCTTCTTGTCTTGCAAAGTGCTTGTGTGTATATAAAGGCTTGGGTTTTGAGATTAATGTTCAGAGTTCTTTGCCTAATCAGGTGATAGGTGACGAGAGAAGGGCTTTTCAAGTGATTTTGCATATGGTTGGGTATCTACTGAATGTCTATGATGGGCAGGGCACTGTCATCTTTCGGGTTTTTCGGGATATTGATATTGAGGACAAGGATGATAAAATGTTGGGAATGTGGAGACCAACCATGCCAGGGGAGCATATTTatataaagtttgaaattgagaTTAGTGAGAAAGGTTCTCAATCAGATGGATCAATCTCAGCATTAAATTATGCTGGTAGAAGGCACAACAGCAATGAAGTTAAGGAGGGCCTGAGCTTCAGCATGTGCAAAAAGCTCGTGCAG ATGATGCAAGGTAATATATGGATATCTACGAACTTGTTGGGTTTTGCACAAAGCATGACACTTGTTCTTAGGTTCCAAACCCGACCATCTTTTGGAAGAGCCATATTTGCTCATGGAAGTTCTTCAGAGCCAAATTCCAACTCGCAGTTTAAAGGCCTTAAGGTCATACTagctgatgatgatgatttaaACAGGACTGTGACAAAGAAACTGCTTGAGAAGCTAGGCTGTCATGTTACTGCAGTTTCGTCTGGGTTTGAATGCCTGAGTGCCCTTAGTGCTGCTGAAAATTCTTTCCAAATTGTTCTTTTGGATCTTCATATGCCTGAGATGGATGGGTTCGAAGTAGCATTAAGAATCCGAAAATTACGCAGCCAGAATTGGCCATTAATTATAGCCCTAACAGCAAGTGCTGAGGAACATGTGTTAGAGAGATGCCTACAGATTGGAATAAGTGGAGTTATTCGAAAACCTGTCCTCTTGCAAGGAATGGCAGATGAGCTTCGAAGAGTCCTGTAA